Proteins from a genomic interval of Candidatus Babela massiliensis:
- a CDS encoding ATP-binding protein: MLKKLPIYISSFKDMIEGNFLYIDKTKHIYDLFNGYKQYYFLSRPRRFGKSLLVSTLKELFLGNKEIFKDLWIYNSDYVWQEHPVIHLDFSVIAHRSSEQLEIEIVNHLIEIAKNYSINLDENQSPESALYHLIVNLSKINKVVILIDEYDKPILDHIKNIEEAEKQREILKSFYSVIKAQDANLRAVLLTGVSKFARTSVFSGLNNLNDITLDPKAAQLLGYTQQELIDNFMPYINNFANQENITSEALIDKLKKWYNGYRFSKIDTRVYNPFSVLYALDKREINNYWIASGNPEFLIVLLKQKYYEIKDIENAEFSYNSIEAFDISNINIIALLFQTGYLTITDYDKEYNSFKVNFPNFEIKQSFTNYLLTALSTYDLNTTATKMLNLKRAIDQNDLIKFFDILQNIFAHIPYTLTTKDLKEKDYHTLIQFILSVLSINAQSETITNAGRIDLILETKNIIYIFEFKVNQSAEIALQQIKDKKYYQRFLDKNKKIILVGLNFISSKDKIELDFIAEAIN; encoded by the coding sequence ATGTTAAAAAAATTACCAATATATATAAGTTCCTTTAAAGATATGATAGAGGGCAATTTTTTATATATAGATAAAACAAAGCATATTTACGATCTTTTTAACGGTTACAAACAATATTATTTTCTATCACGACCAAGAAGATTTGGCAAATCACTTTTAGTCTCAACTTTAAAAGAACTATTTTTAGGCAACAAAGAGATTTTCAAAGATTTATGGATATATAATAGTGATTATGTCTGGCAAGAGCATCCGGTTATTCATTTAGATTTTTCAGTTATTGCTCATAGATCTTCAGAACAACTAGAAATAGAAATCGTTAATCATTTGATTGAAATTGCCAAAAATTATTCTATAAATTTAGACGAAAATCAAAGCCCTGAGAGTGCATTATATCATTTGATAGTTAATCTATCTAAAATAAACAAAGTAGTAATTTTAATAGATGAATACGATAAACCTATACTTGATCATATTAAAAATATAGAAGAAGCTGAAAAACAAAGGGAAATTCTAAAAAGTTTTTATAGCGTTATTAAAGCTCAAGATGCTAATTTAAGGGCCGTTCTTTTGACCGGAGTCTCTAAATTCGCAAGAACTTCTGTTTTTTCAGGTCTTAATAATTTAAACGATATTACTCTTGATCCTAAAGCTGCTCAATTGCTTGGCTATACTCAACAAGAGCTTATCGATAACTTTATGCCCTATATTAATAATTTTGCTAATCAAGAAAATATTACATCTGAAGCTTTAATCGATAAACTCAAAAAATGGTATAATGGTTACCGTTTTTCAAAGATAGATACTAGAGTTTATAACCCTTTTTCTGTTCTTTATGCTTTAGATAAAAGAGAGATTAATAATTATTGGATAGCTTCTGGTAATCCTGAATTTTTAATAGTGTTACTTAAACAAAAATATTATGAAATTAAAGATATAGAAAATGCTGAATTTTCTTATAACAGTATTGAAGCTTTTGATATTAGTAATATCAATATTATTGCTCTATTATTTCAAACCGGTTATTTAACTATTACTGATTATGATAAAGAGTATAATAGCTTTAAAGTTAACTTTCCTAACTTTGAGATAAAACAATCTTTTACTAATTATCTGCTTACTGCTCTTTCTACTTATGATCTTAATACTACTGCTACTAAGATGCTTAATCTAAAACGAGCCATCGATCAAAATGATTTAATTAAGTTTTTTGATATTCTTCAAAATATATTTGCTCATATTCCATATACTCTAACTACTAAAGATCTAAAAGAAAAAGATTATCATACTTTAATTCAGTTTATTTTAAGTGTACTGTCTATTAATGCTCAATCGGAAACTATTACTAATGCTGGTAGAATTGACTTAATTTTAGAGACTAAGAATATTATCTATATCTTTGAATTTAAAGTTAATCAATCTGCTGAAATTGCTCTTCAACAAATAAAAGATAAAAAGTATTACCAGAGATTTTTAGATAAAAATAAGAAGATAATACTTGTTGGTCTAAATTTTATCAGTAGTAAAGATAAAATAGAGCTTGATTTTATAGCAGAGGCTATTAATTAA
- a CDS encoding ATP-binding protein — MLKKLPIDVSSFKTMINDNYKYIDKTKHIYNIFIAGSRYYFLSRPRRFGKSLLVSTLKELFSGNKELFKDLWIYSSDYDWKEHPVIHLDLSQIEHLTSNELRINLNDALKKIAQDYNITLEYNKTPGATLKDLIENLSKINKVVILIDEYDKPILDHIKNIEEAEKQREILKSFYSVIKAQDANLRAVLLTGVSKFARTSVFSGLNNLNDITLDPKAAQLLGYTQQELIDNFMPYINNFANQENITSEALIDKLKKWYNGYRFSKIDTRVYNPFSVLYALDKREVNNYWIASGNPEFLIVLLKQKYYEIKDIENAEFSYNSIEAFDISNINIIALLFQTGYLTIVDYDKEYNSFKVNFPNFEIKQSFTNYLLTALSTYDLNTIATKMLNLKRAIDQNDLIKFFDILENIFAHIPYTLTTKDLKEKDYHTLIQFILSVLSINAQSETITNAGRIDLILETKNIIYIFEFKFNQSAQIALQQIKDKKYYQKFLDKNKKIILVGLNFNNLDNNLEFISEEFH; from the coding sequence ATGTTAAAAAAATTACCTATAGATGTTAGTTCATTTAAGACTATGATTAATGATAATTATAAGTATATCGATAAAACTAAGCATATTTATAATATCTTTATAGCAGGTAGTAGATATTATTTTCTATCACGACCAAGAAGATTTGGAAAATCACTTTTAGTCTCGACTTTAAAAGAATTATTTTCAGGAAATAAAGAACTTTTTAAAGATCTTTGGATATATTCAAGTGATTATGACTGGAAAGAGCATCCGGTTATTCATTTAGATCTTTCTCAAATAGAACATCTTACTTCAAATGAATTAAGAATTAACTTAAATGATGCGTTAAAAAAAATAGCCCAAGATTATAATATTACTTTAGAATATAATAAAACGCCTGGTGCCACCCTTAAAGACTTAATTGAAAATCTCTCTAAGATAAATAAAGTAGTAATACTAATAGATGAATATGATAAACCTATTCTTGATCATATTAAAAATATAGAAGAAGCTGAAAAACAAAGAGAGATCTTAAAAAGTTTCTATAGCGTTATTAAAGCTCAAGATGCTAATTTAAGAGCTGTACTTTTAACTGGAGTCTCCAAATTTGCAAGAACTTCTGTTTTTTCTGGTCTTAATAACTTAAACGATATTACTCTTGATCCTAAAGCTGCTCAATTGCTTGGTTATACTCAACAAGAGCTTATCGATAACTTTATGCCCTATATTAATAATTTTGCTAATCAAGAAAATATTACATCTGAAGCTTTAATCGATAAACTCAAAAAATGGTATAATGGTTACCGTTTTTCAAAGATAGATACTAGAGTTTATAATCCTTTTTCTGTTCTTTATGCTTTAGATAAAAGGGAGGTTAATAATTATTGGATAGCTTCTGGTAATCCTGAATTTTTAATAGTGTTACTTAAACAAAAATATTATGAGATTAAAGATATAGAAAATGCTGAATTTTCTTATAACAGTATTGAAGCTTTTGATATTAGTAATATCAATATTATTGCTCTATTATTTCAAACCGGTTATTTGACCATAGTTGATTATGATAAAGAGTATAATAGCTTTAAAGTTAACTTTCCTAATTTTGAGATAAAACAATCTTTTACTAATTATCTGCTTACTGCTCTTTCTACTTATGATCTTAATACTATTGCTACTAAGATGCTTAATCTAAAACGAGCTATCGATCAAAATGATTTAATTAAGTTTTTTGATATTCTTGAAAATATTTTTGCTCATATTCCATATACTCTAACTACTAAAGATCTAAAAGAAAAAGATTATCATACTTTAATTCAGTTTATTTTAAGTGTACTGTCTATTAATGCTCAATCGGAAACTATTACTAATGCTGGTAGAATTGACTTAATTTTAGAGACTAAGAATATTATCTATATCTTTGAATTTAAATTTAATCAATCAGCGCAAATTGCTCTTCAACAGATTAAAGATAAAAAGTATTATCAGAAGTTTTTAGATAAAAATAAAAAGATAATACTTGTTGGCCTAAATTTTAATAATTTGGATAATAATCTTGAATTTATATCAGAAGAATTTCATTAA
- a CDS encoding AAA family ATPase, giving the protein MSLRNLRILNLSVSALCVFFNLNLISMQQEQKFKNSKKIKQYRVLNNGDRSFSGYHALYNSFLLFKSRENKALKSLLTSNENRDRFFGSIEAEWQKNVIESRIKTLAEFYLEDNLIKNLRNADISQDSTANDYKFHLSNDYARINIAPDNLNYEKIRLFLNKIPVIVRNIIDEQYQSNDQQDKVNFDITAEIIKSAFLSEYEETGLEVTAREVELIFLELFQDEGFNLEFEVISDSQIKDARKQELYNINWTAQSGEEFVKRFNLKTKATVEKPGHWLNAQDLDNLIKLEKDRAIEIPEDMPVFCLDKDIRELFNLDQLKNLAREFRDINYSGSAIFLIYIKEKRHWISCFVVKDSDETPKFLFTDSLNNDRLKTDLILTLISLLSEHVLDISNIELPPLELLLNGKTTHIKALIETLKNEKDRKSISKGMFLHGAPGTGKFSLAYTMAKLAQWKFLYVEAACVIGDLTIFNTDEGATLITKEELKNKGEEIFGLFTKNIQGQLPMVVFIHGIDQILKDTDSSGSRKAMFDFMLDILLVLKSKYKHLIYIICTSYLTPKELPSGNKVLELTNAFELDLPDYDKRNKIICYYIDNLISDVLREGYRLRMLKQYNCGKVLTTASNGFSCSDIKEFMTLTRNAIISGDKNTENCGMWFGFYNYIDFRNRPLMSSLAIFPSAWIVEPITEKFLRDDYQKLLFTFCKLQAEQVQKRKDLKSTSSSSINSSNVINGALKIAYFALLSREGMGVFVITELGKAFVAGMAESIKEGTAEFTKKNVNKYILHKEENVSEEKKS; this is encoded by the coding sequence ATGAGTTTACGTAATTTAAGGATTTTAAATTTGAGTGTAAGTGCACTTTGCGTATTTTTTAATTTAAATTTAATTTCTATGCAACAAGAGCAGAAGTTTAAAAATTCTAAGAAAATAAAACAATATCGAGTATTAAATAATGGAGACAGAAGTTTTAGTGGTTATCATGCACTTTATAACAGCTTTTTACTATTTAAGTCGCGAGAAAATAAAGCTCTTAAGAGCCTTTTGACAAGTAATGAAAATAGAGATAGATTCTTTGGTTCTATAGAAGCAGAATGGCAAAAGAATGTTATAGAAAGCAGGATAAAAACTTTAGCAGAATTTTATCTTGAAGATAATTTAATTAAAAATTTAAGAAATGCAGATATATCACAAGATAGCACAGCTAATGATTATAAATTTCATTTAAGTAATGATTATGCAAGAATAAATATTGCTCCAGATAATTTGAATTATGAAAAAATACGATTGTTTCTTAATAAAATTCCCGTTATCGTTAGAAATATTATTGATGAACAATACCAAAGTAATGATCAGCAAGATAAAGTCAATTTTGATATTACTGCAGAAATAATAAAAAGTGCTTTTTTAAGTGAATATGAAGAGACCGGATTAGAGGTTACTGCAAGAGAAGTTGAGTTGATATTTCTTGAACTATTTCAAGATGAAGGTTTTAATTTAGAGTTTGAAGTTATATCAGATTCTCAAATCAAGGATGCAAGAAAACAAGAGCTTTATAATATTAACTGGACAGCTCAATCTGGTGAAGAATTTGTTAAACGATTTAATTTAAAGACAAAAGCTACTGTTGAAAAGCCAGGTCATTGGTTAAATGCACAAGATTTAGATAATCTTATTAAGTTAGAAAAAGATAGAGCTATTGAAATTCCTGAAGATATGCCTGTATTTTGTCTTGATAAAGATATTAGAGAGCTTTTTAACTTAGATCAATTAAAAAATCTAGCAAGAGAATTTAGAGATATAAATTATTCTGGATCTGCAATATTTTTAATTTATATTAAAGAGAAGAGACATTGGATAAGTTGTTTTGTTGTCAAAGATAGTGATGAAACGCCTAAATTTCTTTTTACCGATTCACTTAATAATGATCGACTTAAAACAGATTTAATTCTTACTTTAATCAGTTTATTATCAGAACATGTCCTTGACATAAGTAATATTGAACTACCGCCTCTTGAACTGTTGCTTAATGGTAAGACTACCCATATAAAAGCGCTTATAGAAACTTTGAAAAATGAAAAAGACAGAAAGAGTATTTCCAAAGGTATGTTTTTACATGGAGCGCCAGGTACAGGTAAATTCAGTTTAGCTTATACTATGGCAAAATTAGCTCAATGGAAATTTTTATATGTTGAAGCCGCTTGTGTTATAGGAGATTTGACCATATTTAATACAGATGAAGGTGCTACTCTGATTACTAAAGAAGAATTAAAGAATAAAGGAGAGGAAATCTTTGGATTATTTACTAAGAATATTCAAGGTCAATTGCCTATGGTTGTTTTTATACATGGTATAGATCAAATACTAAAAGACACGGATTCGAGTGGATCTAGAAAGGCAATGTTTGATTTTATGTTAGATATATTACTAGTTTTAAAATCCAAGTATAAGCATCTGATATATATTATCTGTACTTCATATTTAACTCCTAAAGAACTCCCTAGTGGAAATAAGGTTCTAGAGTTGACTAATGCTTTTGAGTTAGATTTACCTGATTATGATAAGCGAAATAAGATTATATGTTATTATATTGATAATCTTATTTCGGACGTATTAAGAGAAGGTTATAGGCTAAGGATGTTAAAACAATATAACTGCGGTAAGGTTCTTACTACAGCATCCAATGGATTTTCTTGCTCAGATATTAAGGAATTTATGACATTAACCCGAAATGCGATCATATCGGGAGATAAAAATACCGAAAATTGCGGAATGTGGTTTGGTTTTTATAATTATATCGATTTTAGGAATAGACCTCTTATGAGTTCATTAGCAATCTTTCCAAGTGCTTGGATTGTAGAGCCAATTACCGAAAAATTTTTACGTGATGATTATCAAAAATTATTATTTACATTTTGTAAATTACAAGCAGAACAAGTGCAGAAGAGAAAAGACTTAAAATCAACATCTTCATCTTCAATTAATAGTTCTAATGTTATTAATGGTGCTTTAAAAATTGCTTATTTTGCTTTACTTTCAAGAGAAGGTATGGGTGTGTTTGTAATAACAGAACTTGGAAAAGCATTTGTGGCAGGTATGGCTGAAAGCATAAAAGAAGGAACTGCAGAGTTTACTAAAAAGAATGTTAATAAGTATATTTTACATAAAGAAGAAAATGTATCTGAAGAAAAAAAATCTTAA
- a CDS encoding tetratricopeptide repeat protein — protein sequence MSKYFCLFFVLICFLSKINLSISESTEIYYAPKNLSELTAKYILDNNIAYDSVDYYSKEYIDKIKEINIRVLPDRLKELFLSIAFTHSTKSIINALKLIDKIDQRFSKDESNLIKDQLSFESPEIFSLDPSVSILLLLPSNIIENIFKEEVNLLKTNYIEILQKDEDNLKAKIVLFRIYFYIDKNLKISAKMLDNIKNFYQDSNNIFYYLTLLITKKEEIKISYLKEALNHKSYEAFSILSNLKSSLIKYFSKTELKHAIRVYKYMLTINRFNFIRDYLILARLYLLINEQDKAYKILENVLNKRSKEISHSLNYMVTGLYISRNQTDKITDNMLEVYNKYMQLSLSISNKVFDN from the coding sequence ATGTCTAAATATTTTTGTTTATTTTTTGTTTTGATTTGTTTTCTGTCTAAAATAAATTTATCAATTTCTGAATCTACAGAAATTTATTATGCACCAAAGAATTTGAGTGAGCTTACTGCTAAATATATTTTAGATAACAATATTGCTTATGATAGTGTTGATTATTATTCGAAGGAATATATCGATAAAATTAAAGAAATAAATATAAGAGTATTGCCTGATAGGCTTAAGGAGTTATTTTTAAGTATAGCATTTACTCATTCAACAAAGAGCATAATAAATGCTTTAAAATTAATTGATAAAATAGATCAACGTTTTTCTAAAGATGAATCTAATTTAATAAAAGATCAGTTATCGTTTGAATCACCTGAGATTTTTTCTTTAGATCCTTCAGTTTCTATACTGTTATTACTTCCATCTAATATTATTGAAAATATTTTTAAAGAAGAAGTAAATTTATTAAAAACAAATTATATTGAGATCTTACAAAAAGACGAAGATAATTTAAAGGCAAAAATAGTATTGTTTAGGATTTACTTCTATATAGATAAGAATTTAAAAATTTCTGCTAAGATGCTAGATAATATTAAAAATTTTTATCAAGATTCTAATAATATATTTTATTATCTAACTTTGTTAATTACTAAAAAAGAAGAAATAAAAATTAGCTACTTAAAAGAAGCTTTAAATCATAAAAGCTATGAGGCTTTTTCTATCTTATCAAATTTGAAATCTTCATTGATAAAGTATTTTTCAAAAACCGAATTAAAGCATGCTATTAGAGTGTATAAGTATATGCTAACTATTAATAGATTTAACTTCATTCGCGATTATTTAATTTTAGCGCGTCTTTATCTTTTAATTAATGAGCAAGACAAAGCTTATAAGATTTTAGAAAACGTTTTAAATAAACGATCGAAAGAAATTTCTCATTCCCTTAATTATATGGTAACAGGGCTTTATATCTCTAGGAATCAAACAGATAAAATAACTGACAATATGCTAGAGGTTTATAATAAGTATATGCAATTAAGCTTATCAATTTCTAATAAAGTGTTTGATAATTAA
- a CDS encoding DEAD/DEAH box helicase has protein sequence MPTFKEMNLKPEIQNALESLGFMYPTEIQKKAIPLLLSEKKIDFHGQAQTGTGKTLAFVLPLINKINIELRKPQALIIAPTRELAIQIYESIRLVSKNLKITTALIYGGVSMDEQIRILRSGAQVIVGTPGRIKDHISRKTMNLSQINTLVLDEADIMLDMGFKEEIEDILNHCPDDREIWLFSATVKSGIEDIKRSHMSEPVVVQVSRKQVTTEKTEQFYSIVPFKSRLHAVTRFIQSASEFYGIIFCQTKILASEVADELTKRGYSVGALHGDMSQAQRNLVIKKFKQKEFTILVATDVAARGIDVANLTHVINYSLPEDLESYVHRIGRTGRAGKKGTAITFIIKGDLRSVSRIERQFGVKLLPIDVPSTQMLINNAIKEISQFIKTQTQVDQATELEQLDKVDKVKSTEIDAVYRLLDNLSQEQLIKIAGNLLYKKFLSTLDLEEIPYVHVDQELDELQEICINLGSEDNINKEDIIKYLMDTGIVKEDQIKKIRIINRRSYVKLSADCSPELLTALHQRTLKGLKARVNLTCYVNDAGSSRRSGSGSRYGSGSRPRSRSDYSSRERSRSGSDRSRRRSR, from the coding sequence ATGCCTACATTTAAAGAAATGAATTTAAAGCCTGAGATACAGAATGCTTTAGAAAGCTTAGGCTTTATGTATCCGACTGAAATACAAAAGAAAGCAATTCCTCTTTTATTGAGTGAAAAAAAGATCGATTTTCATGGTCAAGCTCAAACAGGAACAGGAAAAACTTTAGCTTTTGTGCTTCCGTTAATTAATAAAATAAACATAGAGTTAAGGAAACCTCAAGCTCTTATTATTGCACCAACAAGAGAACTTGCTATACAGATTTATGAAAGTATAAGACTTGTTTCAAAAAATCTTAAGATTACTACTGCATTAATTTATGGTGGTGTATCTATGGATGAGCAAATAAGAATTTTAAGATCTGGAGCTCAAGTCATAGTGGGAACTCCAGGACGTATCAAAGATCATATATCAAGAAAAACTATGAATTTATCACAGATCAATACACTTGTTCTTGATGAAGCTGATATTATGCTTGATATGGGCTTTAAAGAAGAGATAGAAGATATCTTAAATCACTGTCCTGATGATAGAGAGATTTGGTTATTCTCAGCTACTGTAAAGTCCGGAATAGAAGATATAAAAAGATCTCATATGTCAGAGCCAGTTGTAGTACAAGTTAGTAGAAAACAAGTAACAACGGAAAAGACAGAACAGTTTTATTCCATAGTACCATTTAAATCAAGATTGCATGCAGTTACGAGATTTATACAAAGTGCATCAGAATTTTATGGAATTATTTTCTGTCAAACTAAGATTTTAGCGTCTGAAGTTGCTGATGAATTGACTAAAAGAGGCTATAGCGTTGGGGCGCTTCATGGAGATATGAGTCAAGCTCAACGTAACTTAGTTATTAAGAAATTTAAACAGAAAGAGTTTACCATTTTAGTTGCAACTGACGTTGCTGCCAGAGGTATAGACGTTGCTAATTTAACTCATGTGATTAACTATTCTCTACCAGAAGATCTTGAAAGTTATGTTCATAGAATTGGAAGAACTGGTCGTGCTGGCAAAAAAGGTACAGCTATAACCTTTATTATTAAAGGTGATTTAAGATCAGTTAGCAGAATTGAGCGTCAATTTGGAGTTAAGTTATTGCCTATAGATGTTCCATCAACTCAAATGTTGATTAATAATGCAATAAAAGAAATTTCACAATTTATAAAAACTCAAACTCAAGTAGATCAAGCAACTGAGCTAGAACAACTTGATAAAGTAGATAAAGTTAAAAGCACTGAAATCGATGCAGTTTATAGATTGCTTGATAATTTAAGTCAAGAACAACTAATTAAAATTGCTGGTAATTTGCTTTATAAGAAATTCTTATCAACATTAGATCTTGAAGAAATACCATATGTTCATGTAGATCAAGAATTAGATGAACTTCAAGAAATTTGTATTAATTTAGGTTCAGAAGATAATATAAATAAAGAAGATATTATCAAATATCTAATGGATACTGGTATTGTTAAAGAAGATCAAATTAAGAAAATTAGAATTATTAATAGAAGAAGTTATGTTAAACTTTCTGCAGATTGTTCTCCTGAACTCTTAACAGCACTTCATCAAAGAACTTTAAAAGGACTTAAGGCTCGTGTTAATTTAACATGTTATGTTAATGATGCGGGATCTTCAAGAAGATCAGGTTCAGGATCTAGATATGGATCTGGTTCTAGACCAAGATCTCGTTCTGATTATAGTTCTCGTGAGCGTTCAAGATCAGGTTCTGATAGATCTAGAAGAAGGTCTAGATAA
- the uvrB gene encoding excinuclease ABC subunit UvrB, protein MSKSIFKLKSKFKPAGDQIKAIEQLSKSRTESDLNKDNKPNISTLLGVTGSGKTFTIANVIANQNKKVLILAPNKTLAAQLYEEFSLFFPENKVCYFVSYYDYYQPESYLPAQDIYIAKETKVNAELERLRIEAAASIINRPDTIVIASVSCIYSLGNPQDYRELAFSLELGQNLSRTELLRKLVFIQYERNDIEKSSGTFQVFGNSVEVQLPYQREKLRIEIFDDKIEALQWVDKNNNNILMNLDNTLIFPAKHFVTTQEKKDRAIISIEKELNSWLPEIKNDLYSHRLKTRITHDLEMIKETGYCSGIENYSVHFEGRAKGEKPFCLLDFFQDDFLLIIDESHIALPQLNGMYQGDRSRKQNLIDFGFRLPSALDNRPLKFDEIEKYFKDVIFISATPSEYEYKNSSLIVEQIIRPTGLVDPLIIVQEREGQIEHLISQIKETKSKGFRSLVTVLTKKLAEELAYYLEREMINVCYLHSSIKTPERTEILHKLRLGVFDCVVGVNLLREGLDLPEVALVAIMDADVESFLRDKRSLIQTVGRAARNTESKVIFYADKITKSMELAITETNRRRALQIAYNKDHNISPVTVQREVSKSISKIQEAIALSSKSNKKKKVNKIDSDIDILDNITKLEKLMQEAADNFDFEKAIELRQKWFELKSLLK, encoded by the coding sequence ATGAGTAAATCGATATTTAAATTAAAATCTAAATTTAAGCCTGCAGGTGATCAGATAAAAGCTATAGAGCAATTATCAAAATCAAGAACTGAATCAGATTTAAATAAAGATAATAAACCAAATATTTCGACTTTGCTTGGGGTTACAGGATCAGGTAAAACATTTACTATTGCAAATGTTATAGCCAATCAAAATAAAAAGGTACTGATTCTGGCACCCAATAAGACTCTTGCTGCACAGCTTTATGAAGAGTTTTCTCTTTTCTTTCCGGAAAATAAAGTTTGTTATTTTGTAAGTTATTACGATTATTATCAGCCAGAGTCTTATTTACCTGCTCAAGATATTTATATTGCAAAAGAAACTAAGGTAAATGCAGAATTAGAAAGATTGCGTATAGAAGCAGCTGCTTCTATTATTAATAGACCAGATACTATAGTTATTGCTTCTGTGTCGTGTATTTATTCTTTAGGTAATCCTCAAGATTATCGTGAATTAGCTTTTTCTTTAGAATTAGGACAGAATCTTTCTAGAACAGAATTACTAAGAAAACTAGTATTTATTCAATATGAACGTAATGATATTGAAAAATCATCAGGAACTTTTCAAGTCTTTGGAAATTCAGTAGAAGTTCAATTACCATATCAAAGAGAAAAGCTTAGAATAGAAATATTTGATGATAAAATAGAAGCTTTACAATGGGTAGATAAGAATAATAATAATATTTTGATGAATCTTGATAATACTTTAATTTTTCCTGCAAAGCATTTTGTAACTACTCAAGAGAAAAAAGATAGAGCAATTATAAGTATAGAAAAAGAGCTTAATTCTTGGTTACCAGAAATTAAAAATGATCTATATAGCCATCGATTAAAAACCAGAATCACTCATGATCTTGAAATGATCAAAGAAACAGGATACTGTTCAGGCATTGAAAATTATTCTGTTCATTTTGAAGGTAGAGCAAAAGGCGAAAAACCTTTTTGTTTACTTGATTTTTTTCAAGATGACTTTCTGTTAATTATAGATGAATCTCATATTGCCTTACCACAATTAAATGGAATGTATCAAGGGGATAGGAGTCGTAAGCAAAATTTAATAGATTTTGGATTTAGATTGCCATCCGCACTTGATAATAGACCTTTAAAATTTGACGAAATAGAAAAATACTTCAAAGATGTGATTTTTATATCAGCAACTCCTTCAGAGTATGAATATAAAAATAGTAGTTTAATAGTTGAACAAATTATTCGTCCAACAGGTCTTGTTGATCCATTAATTATAGTTCAAGAACGAGAAGGGCAAATTGAGCACTTAATAAGTCAGATTAAAGAGACTAAATCAAAAGGATTTAGATCATTAGTGACTGTACTTACAAAAAAATTAGCAGAAGAACTTGCTTATTATCTTGAAAGAGAGATGATCAATGTTTGTTATTTACATAGCAGCATAAAAACACCTGAAAGAACAGAAATTTTACATAAACTTCGTTTAGGAGTCTTTGATTGTGTTGTAGGTGTTAACTTATTAAGAGAAGGATTAGATCTTCCTGAAGTTGCTCTTGTTGCTATTATGGATGCTGATGTTGAAAGTTTTTTAAGAGATAAACGCTCTTTAATTCAGACGGTAGGTCGAGCAGCTCGAAATACTGAATCAAAAGTTATATTTTACGCTGATAAAATTACAAAATCTATGGAATTAGCAATAACAGAGACTAATAGAAGAAGAGCTCTTCAAATTGCTTATAATAAAGATCATAATATTAGTCCAGTTACTGTTCAACGAGAAGTTTCAAAAAGTATATCAAAAATTCAAGAAGCTATTGCTTTAAGTTCCAAATCAAATAAGAAGAAAAAAGTTAATAAGATAGATAGCGATATCGATATTTTAGATAATATAACTAAATTAGAAAAATTAATGCAAGAAGCTGCTGATAATTTTGATTTTGAAAAAGCAATAGAACTTAGACAAAAATGGTTTGAACTCAAGAGTTTATTAAAATAA